In Tissierellales bacterium, the genomic window AATGTTACTTAGCGGGTTCTAAATCAAAACATGCAGATGTTTTGATAGTGAGTGTATCGGATGACAACTATGAGGGAATTACTACTACTAGTTGTATGCAGGATGGAAGCGGTAAAAGAACAGTTATAAATGCAGCTAAAATGGATAGAAGGGAAATTGTTCGAATGATAGAACATGATTTCTGTCATTAAA contains:
- a CDS encoding YkuS family protein, with translation MKKIVELQSGLEDLKMWLEAQGYECYLAGSKSKHADVLIVSVSDDNYEGITTTSCMQDGSGKRTVINAAKMDRREIVRMIEHDFCH